A stretch of the Nicotiana tabacum cultivar K326 chromosome 6, ASM71507v2, whole genome shotgun sequence genome encodes the following:
- the LOC142182083 gene encoding uncharacterized protein LOC142182083 encodes MKIWNEAHVPNKITVNHLEKISNKIFESNRITFSDDELPLEGIEHNRALYLTVKCEDSMVSRVLVDNGSSANICPLSTLHKLKTNTERIHKNNICVRGFDGGEKDFVGDIMFKLTIGPIEFTMEFQVLDVVVSYNLLLGGPWIHVPK; translated from the coding sequence ATGAAGATTTGGAATGAGGCTCATGTCCCTAATAAGAtcacagtgaaccatttggagaagatTTCCAACAAGATATTCGAGTCAAACAGGATCACTTTCTCGGATGACGAGCTGCCTTTGGAGGGTATAGAACACAatcgagctctttatctcacagtGAAATGTGAGGATTCTATGGTCTCGAGGGTACTAGTTGATAATGGTtctagtgcaaatatttgccctctctccactctgcaTAAGTTGAAAACTAATACTGAAAGGATTCATAAGAATAATATATGTGTTCGAGGTTTTGACGGAGGGGAAAAAGATTTTGTTGGCGATATCATGTTCAAACTGACAATAGGACCCATTGAATTTACtatggagtttcaggtgttagATGTGGTCGTCTCTTACAATTTACTGTTAGGTGGGCCCTGGATACATGTTCCCAAGTAG